The DNA sequence GAGTGGTAAGGTCCTAATACAATCCAGCCACAGAAGCAGTAACCAAGATAGATCATGATGACACATCCGCAGAACCGGAGGACATTCGGAAAGGCTGCCTTTAACGCAAGGGTTAGGACCTGCAGAATTAAGAAGGCAGTCTCAGGGTTAGAAAACTCACAGGCTGTGCATGGAGCAACGAATTAATATCAGCCAACTTCTTTTGGGTGTGTATACGTTTGGGTATGCCTCACATTTTAAATATcctaatttatttttacacctgaacacatttacatttgcattCAGTAAATCTCCCAGGCTCACTTCTACGTCGCTTTGGGCAAAAGTTTTGGCTCAATTAATGTAAATTTACAGAGCTGGACATCTTCCAGGACATTGACCCCGTGACCTCCTAGTCACAAGCCCAGTTGCTCAATCGCCACACTGACATCCTGCATTCACCATCAAAGTGGAACTGCACTCGTTTTTTAGCATTTCGTTGTGCTAAAAAATGAACGTAGCAGCCTTACGTTATATTTCTGAAACAAGTTGAGGTACCAGATGACTTCTGTCCAGACCAGCAGCGTGGCTGTACCCAGCAGAATACTACAGACATCATAACTGGTAAAATTCTGAAAAAGAGAAACCAGTAAACAAATGTTAATTTTAATTCTATAACACTGACACTGCAAACCAGACAATCAGTAAACTTGGTAAACtgcttcatttaaaaaaatgggcTACAGTAAACTGGTATAGAAGGGTTCTTAAGCTATCTCTACATGAACCTCTGTGCTGCAACTGTGATGCCCCATAACCACAGACTAGGAGGATCCTGCTCAAAGATTAATGGCAAGAAAAATAGTAATGAagaagatttttaaaaatggattaACATACATGAATCTGAATATTGGCAATGCATTTCAAGGGGCTAGACAGGGCTAACAAAACACAGATGCAATGAATATGATTGGGCAGAGTGATTCACACTTCAGAGGCACATAAACATAGAATCTCCATGCATCTTCTGataccacttgtcctattcagggtcacagggctATCCGGGAAGCTATGGGTACAAGGAAAGGAAAATCCCgggacagggcaccaacccatcacaaggcatactcacacaccattcactctgTGGGGGGAGCACCAGAGTACCCAGACGAAATCCCATGATGACACACATgcaagagaacatgcaaactccacacacatggaaccctggtggaTACTTGAGCCAGGTCCCAAAGGCTTtgagtgctaaccactgcaccaccatgccgacCCAATGTAAGATATAATAGACCTACATAAGATATACTTCATTAATCACAGTCGTGTAGAAATACCTTCAGGTGGATTCCGATTTTGAGGAGAGAGCCTGATATTGCCAAGGAGTCGCTGAGTACAATCAGAATATACCAGCCATTCACGAACTCCATGCGATCTGACCATGGTGGTACATTTTTGCGCAGGGCTCGGAAAAAGGCAGTGTATTCCTGAATGAGAttaacacacatacatgtagATCAGACATTTCAGACAATTCTCACTGTACAATCATATCACTAAAGGTTTTACTTACGAACTGCAGCAGAATCCCGTTGATTAGCGAGTGGACACACAGAAGCAGCGACGTCAAACAGATGAGGATGATGAAAGAATCTAACGTAAGGTAATGGATGTTCCTGGGAACTGAAAATTACTTATATTATGTCATGACATATACATATCGCTATTTAGCAACAAGACATATTTTAGGCCTCTCAATTTATTGGCCGTTTTGCGCCACCTGTTGTCTAAATAGAGTAAACGCAACCCTTTTCCAGAGCGACTCATGACACTGTAATGCCGAACCGTACCGCTGTCCTGCCATCTAAAAACACAAAATAGTAGTGATGATAAACAGACGTAACACTTACACGTGAATGTAACATTCCCGTCTTTACACTCTTTAATGTCAGTATTGCTGTTCAGAGTCATTTTGATGCGTCCACTTTGAGCAATGTTGTGAAACGTGGTCTGTAGTGTGAGAAAATAACATAAATACGCATTTCTTGTGATGGTCTGAACACTAACAGCGCTGGTTTTTAAAACTAGATCAAAGCGGATAATTCCACTAGGCTACTTAATGCACAGTGGCTCAAACCTATTTGTATCTCAAATGGTTATTCCAAGCCTGCATTCGTGTTGTTGGCTATCTTTCTGGCCTAAAACAAATATGgatttagaaatatatttttggCAAAAGCTATTTGCACTAGTCCGTAACGCAAACATAGCAGAAATAGTtgtatttttatagttttttttttttggttcttttggGGCTGAAGGATATTTTCCGTTTGCGACTGAAATGCGGAGCTACTCGGATACTTACCGCCACAGCGAAGACGTAGCAATCGGGCAACTCCTGATGAAAAAGCGTTTGCACGTTTATGGCCTTCAGTGCGAAATGGATTTTTATTCTAATCAGCCTTGAGGACAAGAAGGAAAAAATTGTCTAATGAAATCCTTAGAACAACGCTTTTGTACCCATCGTTAACAATCAAAATCACACATGAGAACACTATTCGGATTCATTCCGATCAAAATTTGGTCGTGCGCTTTCAGGACTACTTTTGGGGGACTTTACTGCACAAACCAGCTGTGGAGAGAATTTTCAGACAGTTcaaaaacttatttttaaagCACCTTTTAAAATCCAGAGTGATATTCAACTGTTTTTTCATAATTGTAGGGTCTGCAAGGAGCTGCGATGGATATATGTCCGAGCACTCTGCCAGAAATAACAAAAAGACGCCATTTATACTGCGAGATATATATAAATACCTAAATGTTAATCGGGAAGGAAAATATGACATTAATAATTATATATGGATCTGAAACACACGTCTGAGTAAATAGTTAACTTCTTGTTTCTGTGGTCACGCAAACCGACGAGAAATGTTTTCCACCCAATCACATATTCCATGACATTTTTCCGCTgaaaaattaatattttctaCTTTGCAGAGATGGACGGGTCACTTGGACCCCGGTACCTGATTCAACGTGGGGATCAATGTGGAAGGTCTCATTTTCTGGGAAAATCAGGCTCTTTCTGTAGAAGTCCTGGCATATGGAAAGGGGCGTATACTTCCCGCCGTCCTTCTCGTATGCATGGTTGCCCGCAGAAAGATTCCACAAATTTacatactaataataataaataaaatgtttcaaacaGGCCTGTTGAAAAATTGCTACGTACAAATATTGAATAAAGCTGCACAACACACAAGTACAAATAAATGGCTAAAACCGAACTACAGCATGAAGAAATTATTTTCGTAATACGTGCTGGTGAGGTAACCCTTGTAAAATGCTGTATGCTTTGGAAAGTTGGTATTTGCTTATGCAGATTACACCAGTGTCAGACACCAAAGTGTTTTTTAATAGCAAGTGggcaaattttttttattgcattaaaGTAACCTGTGAAGGTTAACGATTTCTGGTTTGGTAGTTTTACAGAATGCTGGCAGTAATTTTGGTAAGCGGCGTCAACAACAACTCATCCAGATGAGCCGTCTGAAATCAAGTGAATAAATCACATCGAACCCCATGACTTTGCCCCCCCACAACAGCAGCTGGTGACTCTCCGTGAATCATTCCAGAAACCAGTGTCCAGACAGTTAAGTCACAAACATAAGGACACATTAACCAAAACACACAGTGTATCCAAGTTAATCAATGTATATATTCCAATAAAATGGTCATTTTACCTGATCAACAATAAAATGGATGTGGTCATACACTTCAGACTTTGTGTATACGGCATAATTCTCAATATTTCTGTCATTATATCCTTTCAGAAGTAGATGCCTGAGTGTGACCAGAATCTCATCTTCAAATGTGACCATCATCTGGTTACTGAGTCCAAAGGAGATCAACTATAAGGCAGAAAGACATTAGCAGGTAAATGCACTTAACGTGAGACTGACATGCAACATACAGCATTACAAAGAGCAAATGAACGCGTAATCATCCACATCTAAATAACTCGTTTAATTTATACCTGGGTGGTGACAAGTCCGATTTTAAGGATCTGTAGAAGCAGTTTCCAAGATATCCGCCATTGCGTGTTGACTTTCTCACAGGGGCTCATGAAGAAGTGTTTGAGTTTCTTCCTGAAATCTTCAACAGTATCGGCATTCAGGGAGGTGGCGGAGCCGCTGTCACTGGGAGGGCTTCTCCGGCTGTCCAGGAAAGCCCTCTGCCTCTCCATCTCTCAGAGCCAAGAACGGGACGTGGAGAAGCCGCAGCTGTAATCGTATCCCTCCGAATCGACCTGTAAAACTATGGCTGTTACCCACACGGCATTCAGGTCCATCTACTTCCAAAGAAAGACAAACACAGACTAAAACATTACAAAcacaaagataaaaatgttGCCATTCTTTTCATTCTTCTTCTCAAGACTTTAATCTTCTTCATCTGCTTCCTTATACTCTAAAAGACTTGTTCCTTCTCATGGCACTTAATTTTCTTATGGCACCAAGCAAACTATAGCAATATAATACTATAAGTTAACAATAGGCCTGTAATATTGTAAAAATGGAGTACTGACAGATTTTTACCCAAATACATTAATTATTTGGCAGTGTCACATGGTCTGTGGTTTAGGACTTATGCCAAACAACTTTTCTACTGTAATGGAATGTGGATCCACAGGGTACCTCTGACAGCATGTACACAATTTCCAACCCAGTTCCAGTAAACCACGCCCCTTGTTGTGATCCCATTGGTTGTCAGGCAACTGTGACACTCCTGTAGCCAAACAGGTGGTAGGGAACTTCATGATAATTTGTAGACAGGCTCTGTTTCAAAAAATGCCAACATGTGTTTCATAAACTATAAAGATGTGTGCTACCCACTTTGGAGTTAGTGAGTCAAAAGAAAGGTATCCATATCTAAGTAAAAACAACAGCAAGACAACAACTGgttaaagcagaaataagatgTACAACAAAAGCAGAGGACATAGTTAGATTTAATGTCTGAGATTGGCAGCCTGGGATGCACTATAGGCCAAAATTTCAATCAGTGAAATCAATATATATATCAATCAATGAAAGTCCCCATTATAAGCCTATAAAAGTTAActgatattaattaattaattaaggttTGTCATGACTACCTGTCTAgtacaaataaaatacagaaacagcaaaaataaatttaTGAATAAAAGTATAAATCATACAGTTATTATAAGGTCTACTGTTGCTCCTGAAACAAACATCAAAGAGTGATTGAAAAACATGGAAAGTTACCCCAGGGAAGTTGTCACCGTCTGTCAAGAACTCAGAAGTCGGGAGGCCGACGTTAACCAATGACAATGATTGCTAGATCACAGATAAGGCTGAACCGGAGTGAGGGTAGGACAAAGAAGTGTGAACTGGAAGTAGGTTGGAAATTATGCCGACAATGGCTTCATCTTTTGAGCAGGCAACACCCTAGTAAACTgccaccggggggggggggggggggggggggggtgccggcGGTGACGCTTGCCAAGGGCGCAAACATGGGCTTCGGGCTTCGAATCGGTCCTGCACCGCACAAAATCTGAAATAGGCAGAACCGCACTTTGTTTTAACCCTTTACAATTCTTAACGAACGATAAACGACAAAAGTCTAAGTTTC is a window from the Paramormyrops kingsleyae isolate MSU_618 chromosome 21, PKINGS_0.4, whole genome shotgun sequence genome containing:
- the mcoln3a gene encoding mucolipin-3 isoform X1, coding for MERQRAFLDSRRSPPSDSGSATSLNADTVEDFRKKLKHFFMSPCEKVNTQWRISWKLLLQILKIGLVTTQLISFGLSNQMMVTFEDEILVTLRHLLLKGYNDRNIENYAVYTKSEVYDHIHFIVDQYVNLWNLSAGNHAYEKDGGKYTPLSICQDFYRKSLIFPENETFHIDPHVESECSDIYPSQLLADPTIMKKQLNITLDFKRLIRIKIHFALKAINVQTLFHQELPDCYVFAVATTFHNIAQSGRIKMTLNSNTDIKECKDGNVTFTFPRNIHYLTLDSFIILICLTSLLLCVHSLINGILLQFEYTAFFRALRKNVPPWSDRMEFVNGWYILIVLSDSLAISGSLLKIGIHLKNFTSYDVCSILLGTATLLVWTEVIWYLNLFQKYNVLTLALKAAFPNVLRFCGCVIMIYLGYCFCGWIVLGPYHSKWRCLPHLQEHTEIELPGVALQQTVPLLLRFALRLHGFQSLHLAYHRHMQHREAAAARPPDGVGTEGVHRLQRPAGFREVHAGQGTGFMLFLQLPSVCHVACKTDLIQKGLVCMWVFAATP
- the mcoln3a gene encoding mucolipin-3 isoform X2 gives rise to the protein MERQRAFLDSRRSPPSDSGSATSLNADTVEDFRKKLKHFFMSPCEKVNTQWRISWKLLLQILKIGLVTTQLISFGLSNQMMVTFEDEILVTLRHLLLKGYNDRNIENYAVYTKSEVYDHIHFIVDQYVNLWNLSAGNHAYEKDGGKYTPLSICQDFYRKSLIFPENETFHIDPHVESECSDIYPSQLLADPTIMKKQLNITLDFKRLIRIKIHFALKAINVQTLFHQELPDCYVFAVATTFHNIAQSGRIKMTLNSNTDIKECKDGNVTFTFPRNIHYLTLDSFIILICLTSLLLCVHSLINGILLQFEYTAFFRALRKNVPPWSDRMEFVNGWYILIVLSDSLAISGSLLKIGIHLKNFTSYDVCSILLGTATLLVWTEVIWYLNLFQKYNVLTLALKAAFPNVLRFCGCVIMIYLGYCFCGWIVLGPYHSKWRCLPHLQEHTEIELPGVALQQTVPLLLRFALRLHGFQSLHLAYHRHMQHREAAARPPDGVGTEGVHRLQRPAGFREVHAGQGTGFMLFLQLPSVCHVACKTDLIQKGLVCMWVFAATP
- the mcoln3a gene encoding mucolipin-3 isoform X3 encodes the protein MERQRAFLDSRRSPPSDSGSATSLNADTVEDFRKKLKHFFMSPCEKVNTQWRISWKLLLQILKIGLVTTQLISFGLSNQMMVTFEDEILVTLRHLLLKGYNDRNIENYAVYTKSEVYDHIHFIVDQYVNLWNLSAGNHAYEKDGGKYTPLSICQDFYRKSLIFPENETFHIDPHVESECSDIYPSQLLADPTIMKKQLNITLDFKRLIRIKIHFALKAINVQTLFHQELPDCYVFAVATTFHNIAQSGRIKMTLNSNTDIKECKDGNVTFTFPRNIHYLTLDSFIILICLTSLLLCVHSLINGILLQFEYTAFFRALRKNVPPWSDRMEFVNGWYILIVLSDSLAISGSLLKIGIHLKNFTSYDVCSILLGTATLLVWTEVIWYLNLFQKYNVLTLALKAAFPNVLRFCGCVIMIYLGYCFCGWIVLGPYHSKFQTLNTVSECLFSVISGDVFHTFKNIRRSSYLVWLFSRLYLYSFVLLFVYMVFSLFISLITDTCSTVKQQQQDRRTESALRAFIDCKDLPDSGKFTLDKEPDSCSFCSCLRCVT
- the mcoln3a gene encoding mucolipin-3 isoform X4; amino-acid sequence: MERQRAFLDSRRSPPSDSGSATSLNADTVEDFRKKLKHFFMSPCEKVNTQWRISWKLLLQILKIGLVTTQLISFGLSNQMMVTFEDEILVTLRHLLLKGYNDRNIENYAVYTKSEVYDHIHFIVDQYVNLWNLSAGNHAYEKDGGKYTPLSICQDFYRKSLIFPENETFHIDPHVESECSDIYPSQLLADPTIMKKQLNITLDFKRLIRIKIHFALKAINVQTLFHQELPDCYVFAVATTFHNIAQSGRIKMTLNSNTDIKECKDGNVTFTFPRNIHYLTLDSFIILICLTSLLLCVHSLINGILLQFEYTAFFRALRKNVPPWSDRMEFVNGWYILIVLSDSLAISGSLLKIGIHLKNFTSYDVCSILLGTATLLVWTEVIWYLNLFQKYNVLTLALKAAFPNVLRFCGCVIMIYLGYCFCGWIVLGPYHSKFQTLNTVSECLFSVISGDVFHTFKNIRRSSYLVWLFSRLYLYSFVLLFVYMVFSLFISLITDTCSTVKQQQDRRTESALRAFIDCKDLPDSGKFTLDKEPDSCSFCSCLRCVT